In Psychrobacter immobilis, a single genomic region encodes these proteins:
- a CDS encoding FMN-binding negative transcriptional regulator, whose translation MHTPAIFAEENLENIIGFIAANPLATLVAQTKDGIEACHIPLFWHNDNFMPDASVGVGVGVGVGVGVGVGVGVGSDINSNAQHGYLYGHFGRKNPIYQNTLPDTAWLIIFQDSGHYISPNWYPSKAKTHKEVPTWNYQSVHIQSKIELLEDADTLKWILATMTARQEVLSDHPWSLDEAPATYIDAMCQGIIGFKLPIDSIQAQFKLSQNKTVENITGVINGLAQLKTNDAAEMAMKVANQNNG comes from the coding sequence ATGCATACTCCTGCTATTTTTGCCGAAGAAAACCTAGAAAACATTATTGGATTTATCGCAGCCAACCCCTTAGCGACCTTGGTTGCTCAAACCAAAGATGGCATCGAAGCCTGCCATATACCGCTCTTCTGGCATAACGATAACTTTATGCCTGATGCTAGTGTTGGTGTTGGTGTTGGTGTTGGTGTTGGTGTTGGTGTTGGTGTTGGTGTTGGTGTTGGTTCTGATATTAACTCTAATGCTCAGCACGGCTATCTTTACGGTCATTTCGGTCGTAAAAATCCTATTTATCAGAACACCTTACCAGATACTGCGTGGTTAATTATTTTTCAAGATTCTGGACACTATATCAGCCCCAACTGGTATCCTAGCAAAGCGAAAACCCATAAAGAAGTGCCCACTTGGAACTATCAAAGTGTCCATATTCAATCTAAAATTGAGCTGCTTGAAGACGCCGATACGCTGAAATGGATATTAGCAACCATGACTGCACGGCAAGAGGTGCTATCCGACCATCCTTGGTCATTAGATGAGGCACCTGCTACTTATATCGATGCTATGTGCCAAGGGATTATTGGCTTTAAGCTGCCCATCGATTCTATACAAGCCCAATTTAAATTAAGCCAAAATAAAACCGTAGAAAATATCACAGGTGTGATTAATGGTTTAGCGCAGTTAAAGACAAATGATGCGGCAGAAATGGCGATGAAAGTTGCCAATCAGAATAATGGCTAA
- a CDS encoding RNA-binding S4 domain-containing protein, with protein sequence MSKHNKNHNQPNHSQPDVVRMRLDKWLWAARFYRTRNLAKEAIESGRVHYAGSRVKTSKEIMIGDELQIRQGSATAMTEKTVVVEALTAQRGNALAAEVLYSETEESEERRAYHAEQRKLANLARPDNKPNKKERRDLQRFKHKQE encoded by the coding sequence ATGAGTAAACACAACAAAAACCACAATCAGCCTAACCATAGCCAACCTGATGTCGTGCGTATGCGTCTCGATAAGTGGTTGTGGGCAGCACGATTTTATCGCACTCGCAACCTTGCTAAAGAAGCCATCGAAAGCGGACGGGTACATTATGCGGGTAGCCGCGTAAAGACCAGTAAAGAGATTATGATTGGCGATGAACTACAGATTCGTCAAGGCTCAGCCACTGCCATGACTGAAAAGACCGTCGTCGTTGAAGCACTAACGGCGCAACGTGGTAATGCGCTCGCCGCTGAAGTCTTGTATTCAGAGACTGAAGAAAGCGAAGAGCGCCGCGCTTATCATGCTGAGCAGCGCAAACTTGCCAATCTTGCACGGCCTGATAATAAGCCCAACAAAAAAGAGCGCCGTGACCTTCAACGCTTTAAGCACAAACAAGAATAA
- a CDS encoding sulfite exporter TauE/SafE family protein — protein sequence MTTALLIAALLMGFFGSPHCLGMCGGLVTAFGLSMKDVSPTKRRALVATYHLGRLTSYAFLGLMAGLIGTTVLEPLMKGNSTPRILLGLVLVFVGVTMLGAPFLKNLERFGMRFWQYLSPLRQKVFPLNTFPRALTAGLLWGFLPCGLVYGALLIAVVAHNPLSGAALMFVFGLGTVPMLVATHETVGWLRDKIGRFRLRQLNGAVMVLSGLAVVFVPIAMSSMHGGHDMSNMQGDHMQMSDSEMTDMPMDTNMDHSSHHMMPTDNSTTPQDMDHSMHDMSDGAINMNHDEHSEMMQQAQ from the coding sequence ATGACCACCGCTTTACTTATTGCGGCACTACTAATGGGATTTTTTGGTTCACCGCATTGCTTAGGCATGTGTGGCGGTCTGGTGACAGCATTTGGGCTATCGATGAAAGACGTCAGCCCGACCAAACGCCGTGCTCTTGTGGCAACTTACCATTTAGGTCGTTTGACCAGTTACGCATTTTTAGGTTTGATGGCAGGATTGATTGGCACCACTGTGCTAGAACCCTTAATGAAAGGTAACAGTACGCCACGTATCTTGCTAGGCTTGGTGTTAGTATTCGTTGGCGTGACCATGCTTGGCGCACCATTTTTAAAAAATCTTGAGCGTTTTGGTATGCGATTTTGGCAATATCTCAGCCCACTTCGTCAAAAAGTATTTCCACTCAATACCTTTCCGCGAGCATTAACGGCTGGACTGCTTTGGGGATTTTTGCCTTGCGGATTGGTTTACGGTGCATTATTGATTGCAGTAGTCGCTCACAATCCACTAAGCGGTGCAGCACTCATGTTTGTGTTTGGCTTAGGAACCGTACCGATGCTAGTCGCCACGCACGAAACCGTTGGCTGGTTACGTGACAAGATTGGACGTTTTCGCTTGAGACAGCTTAATGGCGCTGTCATGGTATTATCTGGCTTAGCCGTTGTGTTTGTCCCTATAGCAATGTCTAGCATGCATGGTGGGCATGATATGTCCAATATGCAAGGCGATCATATGCAAATGAGCGATTCAGAAATGACGGATATGCCGATGGATACAAATATGGATCACAGCAGCCATCATATGATGCCAACTGATAACAGCACAACTCCCCAAGATATGGATCATAGTATGCATGATATGAGTGATGGCGCGATCAACATGAACCACGATGAACATTCTGAAATGATGCAACAAGCTCAATAG
- the murB gene encoding UDP-N-acetylmuramate dehydrogenase, giving the protein MTTDLPAGLLTRELVDLSHGNTMALACVADTVVTLTAEAQLDDFMANYTKDIAQNKPLFVLSGGSNVLLPAHLNAIVLQPEMRGISLTAQTDSHVDIAVMAGENWHDLVVYTVSQGWYGLENLALIPGLTGAAPVQNIGAYGVQLEDCLQYVRAYHLPTQTWHHLTAADCKFGYRDSIFKRAPNTWLISCVGFRLHTDATKILASYGDVQTVSQRYAEQDYRTQPVPADIMQAIIDIRQQKLPNPKQLPNCGSFFQNPIISQSHFTALQSTYPTIVGYAMPDAMVKVAAGWLIEQTGLKGGGIAPIVTHQHQALVLTNHAPYHATQDDVADAQRHIVDTVYEKFAIQLAREPVWVNTDGSIGYDEHVV; this is encoded by the coding sequence ATGACCACTGATTTGCCAGCAGGCTTATTGACCCGTGAATTAGTCGATTTGTCACATGGTAATACCATGGCCTTAGCATGTGTTGCGGATACTGTCGTGACACTGACGGCTGAAGCACAGCTTGACGATTTTATGGCAAATTATACAAAAGACATAGCGCAAAATAAGCCATTATTTGTGTTGTCTGGCGGTAGCAATGTATTATTACCAGCGCATCTGAATGCTATCGTATTGCAGCCCGAAATGCGCGGTATCAGCCTAACCGCTCAGACAGATAGCCACGTCGATATCGCAGTAATGGCAGGTGAAAACTGGCATGACTTGGTGGTATATACGGTCAGTCAAGGTTGGTATGGGCTAGAAAATCTGGCACTAATCCCGGGGCTAACTGGCGCAGCACCCGTACAAAATATCGGTGCCTATGGTGTCCAACTAGAAGACTGCTTACAGTATGTACGAGCCTATCACTTACCCACTCAAACTTGGCATCATCTCACAGCCGCCGACTGCAAGTTTGGCTATCGTGACAGCATTTTTAAACGTGCACCTAACACTTGGTTAATCAGCTGTGTTGGATTCAGATTACATACCGATGCAACCAAAATCCTAGCCAGCTATGGTGATGTGCAAACCGTTTCACAACGCTATGCCGAGCAAGACTATCGTACGCAGCCAGTGCCTGCGGATATCATGCAAGCGATTATCGATATTCGTCAACAAAAACTCCCTAATCCCAAGCAGCTGCCAAATTGTGGTAGCTTTTTTCAAAACCCCATTATTTCTCAATCGCACTTTACTGCTTTACAATCGACCTACCCTACTATCGTCGGCTACGCTATGCCTGATGCCATGGTAAAGGTTGCGGCAGGCTGGTTGATTGAACAGACAGGCTTGAAAGGTGGTGGTATTGCACCGATTGTCACCCATCAGCATCAAGCCTTGGTGCTGACCAATCATGCCCCTTATCACGCCACTCAAGATGATGTAGCAGATGCCCAACGACATATCGTCGATACGGTTTATGAAAAATTTGCAATTCAGTTAGCGCGTGAGCCAGTTTGGGTAAATACTGACGGCTCTATTGGGTATGATGAGCATGTGGTCTAA
- the aroQ gene encoding type II 3-dehydroquinate dehydratase yields MTSPSQSIPTVTPSKQNADKTLTHKLLLVNGVNLNLLGKREPEIYGHTTLADIEERLIARAAQYGIELICIQSNHEGNLIDDIQYHGLLADTTLQVDAIIINPAAFTHTSVALRDALLATQKPFIEVHLSNVHAREPFRHHSYLSDVAVGVICGLGHLGYQMALSYWLDSLYSVTISD; encoded by the coding sequence ATGACCTCTCCTTCTCAGTCTATACCAACCGTCACGCCTTCAAAGCAAAATGCCGATAAAACACTCACTCATAAGTTATTGCTCGTTAATGGGGTCAATTTGAATTTATTGGGTAAGCGCGAACCTGAGATTTATGGTCATACGACACTAGCAGATATCGAGGAACGTCTGATCGCACGTGCAGCTCAGTACGGTATTGAATTGATATGTATACAATCCAATCATGAAGGTAATCTGATAGATGACATTCAATATCATGGACTTTTAGCGGATACCACGCTGCAAGTAGATGCCATTATCATTAACCCAGCCGCCTTTACTCATACCTCGGTTGCGTTACGTGATGCGCTCTTGGCCACACAAAAACCGTTTATCGAGGTACACTTATCCAATGTGCATGCGCGCGAGCCTTTTCGCCATCATTCTTATCTAAGCGATGTCGCCGTCGGTGTTATTTGTGGTTTGGGGCATCTGGGTTATCAAATGGCATTGTCCTACTGGCTTGATAGCCTCTACTCTGTCACAATCAGCGATTAA
- the ccoS gene encoding cbb3-type cytochrome oxidase assembly protein CcoS → MLSIFLLIPLSLMLFVVAIWAVRYAVKSNQFEDLDNASQRIILDDRQERRQTIQAHDYSAPISQNDDTTATDIVADDKVSHPDIESIDHADLDKQPKI, encoded by the coding sequence ATGCTCAGTATATTTTTGTTAATTCCATTGAGTCTCATGCTATTTGTGGTTGCCATCTGGGCGGTACGCTATGCGGTCAAATCAAACCAGTTTGAAGATTTGGACAATGCATCACAGCGCATCATATTGGATGATCGCCAAGAGCGACGGCAAACCATACAGGCTCATGATTACTCAGCGCCTATTTCACAGAATGACGATACCACAGCGACTGATATAGTCGCTGATGATAAGGTGAGCCATCCTGATATAGAGTCAATTGATCATGCTGACCTTGATAAACAGCCAAAAATCTAG
- a CDS encoding DEAD/DEAH box helicase, which yields MSNFTTFTDLPLSAPTLRAVSDLGFTALTPIQAQILPHTLANQDAIGQAQTGTGKTATFLLTIMEALLKRPFSNDEERYLGEPRAVVMAPTRELAQQIFDDCIALTKYTSLHSVCIMGGTNYETQQHELERQYVDILVATPGRLIDLANKGMVYLDRVEVLVLDEADRMLDMGFIPDIKRLVGRMPANTDRQSLLFSATFNQDVMNLAYRWLHEPQFVEIEPEHKTSELVDQHFYLLTEDQKLEALQRIISDTAVDKVIVFANRKDQVKRLYHKLRQAHKIVMLSGDVIQQKREKYLQRFKDGHASVLVATDVAGRGIHVDDVSHVVNYTLPDQPDDYVHRIGRTGRAGQTGISISFVSEDDAFNIPALEKHLDTKFTLEQWQE from the coding sequence TTGAGTAATTTTACCACGTTTACTGATTTGCCACTTTCAGCACCGACCTTACGTGCCGTAAGCGATCTAGGTTTTACGGCATTAACGCCCATACAAGCACAAATATTACCGCATACGTTGGCAAATCAAGATGCTATTGGACAGGCGCAGACGGGTACTGGTAAGACGGCAACCTTTCTATTGACTATTATGGAAGCCTTGCTTAAACGTCCTTTCAGCAATGATGAAGAGCGTTATTTGGGTGAGCCACGTGCCGTTGTTATGGCGCCCACTCGCGAGCTTGCTCAGCAAATATTTGATGATTGTATCGCTTTGACCAAATATACTTCGCTACACAGTGTTTGTATTATGGGTGGCACCAATTATGAGACTCAGCAGCATGAGCTTGAGCGTCAATACGTTGATATTTTGGTCGCGACACCTGGTCGTTTGATTGATCTTGCCAATAAAGGCATGGTCTATTTAGATCGAGTGGAAGTACTGGTGTTAGATGAAGCAGATCGAATGCTAGATATGGGTTTTATCCCTGACATCAAGCGTTTGGTCGGTCGGATGCCAGCCAATACAGACCGTCAAAGCTTACTGTTTTCTGCCACCTTTAACCAAGATGTGATGAATCTAGCCTATCGCTGGTTGCATGAGCCGCAGTTTGTTGAAATCGAGCCAGAACATAAAACCAGTGAGTTAGTCGATCAGCACTTTTACTTACTGACAGAAGATCAAAAATTAGAAGCGTTGCAGCGTATCATCAGTGATACGGCAGTGGATAAAGTGATTGTCTTTGCCAATCGTAAAGACCAAGTCAAGCGTCTCTATCATAAGCTGCGTCAAGCGCATAAAATTGTGATGTTGTCAGGCGATGTCATTCAACAAAAACGCGAAAAGTATTTACAGCGTTTTAAAGATGGTCATGCTTCTGTCTTGGTGGCAACTGATGTCGCAGGACGCGGTATCCATGTCGATGATGTTAGCCACGTGGTTAATTATACCTTGCCTGATCAGCCAGATGATTACGTGCATCGTATTGGTCGTACGGGTCGTGCTGGACAAACAGGCATCAGCATTAGTTTTGTGAGTGAAGATGATGCTTTTAATATACCAGCGCTAGAGAAGCATTTAGATACTAAGTTTACCCTTGAGCAGTGGCAAGAATAG
- a CDS encoding low molecular weight protein-tyrosine-phosphatase — protein sequence MLMKTCTPSSVLLVCLGNICRSPTAEEVFRQQAAIAGLSIKVDSAGTSDSHIGHAPDTRSQRHAKAHGYKINKLVARQVSADDFRDFDLILAMDTQNLADLQAIKDSLIETEDNLAKLALFSEEDPTYGGDDVPDPYKGDGDDFEEVIERIESSAQAWIESWKAC from the coding sequence ATGCTGATGAAAACCTGTACCCCATCTTCTGTATTATTGGTTTGTTTGGGAAATATTTGCCGATCGCCAACGGCTGAAGAAGTCTTTCGTCAGCAAGCAGCGATTGCTGGATTGTCAATCAAAGTAGATTCAGCGGGAACGAGTGACTCGCATATTGGTCATGCGCCCGACACTCGCTCGCAACGCCATGCAAAAGCGCATGGTTATAAAATCAATAAACTGGTCGCACGCCAAGTCAGTGCCGATGACTTTCGTGATTTTGATTTAATTCTAGCGATGGATACACAGAATTTAGCTGATTTACAAGCCATCAAAGACAGCTTGATAGAGACAGAAGACAATTTGGCCAAGTTGGCTTTATTTAGTGAAGAAGATCCTACTTATGGCGGCGACGATGTGCCAGATCCTTATAAAGGCGATGGTGATGACTTTGAAGAAGTGATCGAGCGTATTGAGTCAAGCGCACAAGCGTGGATTGAAAGCTGGAAAGCTTGCTAA
- a CDS encoding cold-shock protein, whose protein sequence is MSAREQGIVKWFNDSKGFGFIQRDSGEDIFVHFRAIQGDGYRSLKDGEKVEFSVVEGDKGLQAEEVRKVEE, encoded by the coding sequence ATGTCAGCTCGTGAGCAAGGTATCGTTAAGTGGTTTAATGACTCAAAAGGCTTTGGCTTCATTCAACGTGACAGCGGAGAAGATATTTTTGTCCATTTCCGCGCGATTCAAGGTGATGGCTATCGTTCTCTAAAAGATGGCGAAAAAGTCGAATTCAGCGTAGTAGAAGGTGATAAAGGCCTTCAAGCTGAAGAAGTCAGAAAAGTAGAAGAGTAA
- a CDS encoding YdcF family protein has product MWSKRLLSKRLWRYYLRSAERMIKLFRIINITFLLGSTTVILVLISLFTPLFSQAIVYLFTLLPLPSLPSTALSSPPTAYVVLGGGLTNDHDNQIILNSYSLNRARTAASAYHDLPLPIVLSGAEAPWLGQWLIEHGIDGLISENASMNTCENARFTAKRIPLRHVYLITDSYHMARARRQFALNGINSTPLSAPLPVSRDWMKPAQNLSHSRRAVYEVAAYLRDVIRPQMNCRHANDVTSQQLLTPRGNAAKKPDE; this is encoded by the coding sequence ATGTGGTCTAAGCGGCTATTATCTAAGCGACTATGGCGTTATTACCTGCGTTCAGCTGAGCGTATGATAAAACTATTTCGCATTATTAATATTACCTTTTTACTTGGTTCAACGACTGTTATTTTAGTACTCATCAGTCTATTCACGCCGCTGTTCTCCCAAGCGATTGTTTATCTATTTACGCTTTTGCCATTGCCCAGCCTACCCTCTACTGCCTTGAGTTCACCGCCTACCGCTTATGTGGTGTTAGGCGGCGGACTAACCAATGATCATGACAATCAAATTATTCTTAATAGCTACAGCCTCAACCGTGCCCGTACCGCTGCCAGCGCTTATCACGACTTACCCCTACCTATTGTACTAAGCGGTGCTGAAGCGCCGTGGCTCGGTCAATGGCTCATTGAGCATGGTATTGATGGGCTGATAAGCGAAAATGCCAGTATGAATACCTGCGAAAATGCGCGTTTTACCGCCAAACGTATTCCATTGCGTCATGTGTATCTCATTACTGACAGCTACCATATGGCACGTGCTCGTAGACAGTTTGCCTTAAACGGTATCAATAGCACACCACTTAGCGCCCCTTTACCAGTGAGCCGTGACTGGATGAAACCTGCGCAAAACTTAAGTCATTCTCGACGCGCTGTTTATGAGGTTGCCGCTTATTTACGCGATGTGATACGTCCTCAAATGAATTGTCGTCATGCCAACGACGTGACCTCACAGCAGCTGTTAACCCCTAGAGGTAACGCAGCAAAAAAACCTGACGAATAA